Below is a window of Humulus lupulus chromosome 2, drHumLupu1.1, whole genome shotgun sequence DNA.
TTAGAGTAATGTTTTAAAGTTTTAATCTAGAATAATATGTCTAAGGATTGGAAGATATATATTATACTTTTAGTTTGTTGAAtctaattatttgaatatttaaaaaaaaaaaacttatgagTGGTTTGGGTGGGTTAACCTATCCAAGCGGCCTAAAACATTGGAtgagttcaattttttttttaattggacaGGTTAGAGTTAAATTTTTGCAACCCAATTTTTACATTGTGATGATTAAATTATGTTATAACCCAACTAATTTATTTGATGAACACTCCTAAACAAAATACAACAAAGAATAGTATTTTTCAAACTCAAACTaaaatgttctatttttttctgttaaatatttatataatttttttcatttggGCTTGGATTCTAGGATTTATAAGGCCCAACCCAAATATGGGTTGGTTTCTCCTTGTgtgttttgtctttttttttttgacaaagtaTTGATTGGTTTATTGCcctagaaagaaagaaatattgATGATGTCATGATTTGGTTAGGTGCAGTAATGAAAAAACCGACCCGAACATTCTCAAATTTTCTGTTTGCTTGAACTGTAACATAAAGCGAGTTATATAACACAGGAAAAACAGAGTCCTTCAATGGTTGTTTGGTAAGTAATCAAATGGCCATGGAAGCTGAGGCCGTGTCTCCTCAGGAGCTAGCTCTGGCTGACACTGACATCAACTGGGACAGGTTCCATTCactcattttttatatatttacatACAAGTTTATAGACTTACAAAGTTCTAGTTTTGTTTATGTTAGGTTGGATAAGTGGAGGTTCCATATGATTGGGGCTGTACTGTTCACAGTGCAGCAAGGTCTATTGCATCCAACAGCACTGGTCAAGACCAGAATGCAAGTAGCTCAGTCTGTTTCTTCTTCTGGGTCATCTGGGTTTAAAGTGTTTAGCCATGTATTGAAGAGGGACGGTGTGGTTGGCCTCTACAGGGGTTTTGGGACTTCGGCCATTGGATCATTACCTGGGAGAGTCTTGCATTTGACATCTCTTGAAGTATCTAAACACATGATGATGAAGTACACACAAGGCTTAGACATGCTGCCCGAGGTTACACGTGTGGGCATTGCCAATGGGGTGGCTGGCATGTTCTCCAATTTGGTTTCTTGTGTCTACTTTGTGCCATTGGATGTGGTGTGTGGAACTAACTCTCTTCTTCTTACCCAATCTATTGCTACTACTAACTAGTCTTTCCATTGTTTGATGTTATGCGTGTGTGTATGTTTATATCAGATATGTCAGAGGCTAATGGTGCAAGGACTTCCCGGGACTATCAACTGCAATGGGGCATTGGATATCACGCGAAAGGTGGTCAAAGCCGAGGGGATTCGAGGTCTGTATAGAGGGTTTGGATTGACAGTGGTGACTCAGTCCCCAGCATCTGCACTATGGTGGGGTGTGTATGGTGCTGCTCAACACATTATGTGGAGGTGCTATTTTTTGAACTAAATGTCTCTATCCATGTCTCTATTAGTACAATCTATAAATATTTTGAATTGGGTTTGTAGGAGTTTGGGGTATGGAGATGATGAAAGAGAGAAGAGACCAAGTCATATGAAAATGGTGACAGTTCAAGCTAGTGCAGGGATGGTAGCAGGGGCTTGTTCCTCGGTCATCACTACTCCCATTGACACAATAAAGACAAGGCTTCAGGTAATGGATGACTATGATGGGGTTGGGGGGAGACCC
It encodes the following:
- the LOC133819608 gene encoding uncharacterized protein LOC133819608, translating into MAMEAEAVSPQELALADTDINWDRLDKWRFHMIGAVLFTVQQGLLHPTALVKTRMQVAQSVSSSGSSGFKVFSHVLKRDGVVGLYRGFGTSAIGSLPGRVLHLTSLEVSKHMMMKYTQGLDMLPEVTRVGIANGVAGMFSNLVSCVYFVPLDVICQRLMVQGLPGTINCNGALDITRKVVKAEGIRGLYRGFGLTVVTQSPASALWWGVYGAAQHIMWRSLGYGDDEREKRPSHMKMVTVQASAGMVAGACSSVITTPIDTIKTRLQVMDDYDGVGGRPSIVKTTKILLKEDGWWGLYRGFGPRFLNMSLYGTTMIVTYELIKRLSVKKKE